Genomic DNA from Bacteroides zhangwenhongii:
TCCCTTTGGAAACCCTGTGCAAACGAGAGCAGAAGCCAAACTCGTTTGGATTATGCCGAGTGCAGCAATGGTTCATTTGCATAATAAACCCTGTGAGCCGATGCCACAGGCAGAAAGAAGAAACATAATGATAACCGCAAAAACAGGAATAATATGGGATATTTTTCATTGGACATAAAGAAAGCAAAGGGTACATCGGACACCACGCAGTCCGACCATATAGAGAGAAAGATAATACCTAAAAACGCAGACCCGGCAAGGACACACCTGAACAGGGTGCTTGTCGAATACCCCGATGGCGTTCACGGCAGGGATGAAGCGATTGCCCACAGGCTGAACACAGCAGGCATCAGACGGAAAATTACACACGACCAAGTCCGTGTCGTTCGGGTGGTCTTGTCGGGTACGCACGAGGACATGATGAACATACAGGAAAAAGGAAAGCTCGACGAATGGTGCAACGACAGCATCCAATGGCTGCAAGCCACATTCGGCAAAGACAATGTGGTTGCCGCCCATCTGCACATGGACGAGAAGACTCCGCACATCCACGCAGCCGTTGTTCCTATCGTGACGGGTGAAAGGCGCAAAGCCAAGAAAGAACAGACGGACGGTAAGCGCAAGTACCGCAAGAAAACAAATTCCGTCCGTTTGTGTGCCGATGACCTGTTCAACCGTCAGACCCTGATTGCCTACCACGACAATTACGCAAGGGTGATGACGAAATACGGATTGCAACGTGGGGTACGGGGCTCGGAAGCACGGCACACTACCACCATGCAGTATTATCGGGACTTGAAAAAGAAAAATGAAACCCTTGAAACCGAAACCAGACTGTTAC
This window encodes:
- the mobV gene encoding MobV family relaxase, whose product is MGYFSLDIKKAKGTSDTTQSDHIERKIIPKNADPARTHLNRVLVEYPDGVHGRDEAIAHRLNTAGIRRKITHDQVRVVRVVLSGTHEDMMNIQEKGKLDEWCNDSIQWLQATFGKDNVVAAHLHMDEKTPHIHAAVVPIVTGERRKAKKEQTDGKRKYRKKTNSVRLCADDLFNRQTLIAYHDNYARVMTKYGLQRGVRGSEARHTTTMQYYRDLKKKNETLETETRLLQEKKAEAQEELKQVKAEIRTDKLKSAATDTATALACSVGSLFGSGRMKSLERRNEDLQDRILELEDEARQRERQQAEQIQEIRNAYEQQHRKLSEFTDFVRRYFPYVEKLMPIINFLRDRLGFNDGIIRRLCEFKEVGIKGELYSSEFNRSFDTRHSVCSIRQDENGRFDFKIDGVSHVNWFRKKMNEFREAIGIPKPRQNRSMKL